The following are encoded in a window of Brachyhypopomus gauderio isolate BG-103 chromosome 18, BGAUD_0.2, whole genome shotgun sequence genomic DNA:
- the LOC143481813 gene encoding uncharacterized protein LOC143481813 — MLTAWMFSTPAVGPHLSCPLMDASMDGPRMFCPVPGPSRPRDLLQRQHSTPAALHQDWHESEQQTIQAERKQRLQKSLSLDETSGKTKMASCIIKSVLSKRMQYEQNLQDVSEQAFAPSTSHSAANNDYLTSAKELCNDTTKVTPVSPAAESVSGRIPLSSPTQITKSQTKSSSIKEHVSVSSKTQAKLTAKHSFNHSFSSLGRTDFLGSGTEITSSSQSEKNKLGPSKEAVKLTRQSSREKLSCDSAKSKAWNPSVAKQAAVKTTPEYHCTTQGAHKQQSVKNQPISSSEQENQKEVKECPTTAGCLAHDQDASKSDNVLSQSTQCGAGIEHQSDSGELGTPGLSGNTGAQSQGKFKAIAPVHVVRDMRSLVKNKYSLSFRGPAEAGQGLEDKDPGFSSKAPRQINKQGRDKGKGYKQEEKLKVQKATSTLALDRIRDLGPFLGTPKGCASKDIAFSESHDNTPSVRFSKVSPISTVKPNSCAMSISPETQDSQTANSQTDVQGSNTNAEQTNRTGVPPRASEEISTEISKNGQSVDSSKPGYETGRGYAEHQRQQLAAVQQYHPPTAICDQQDNCKPSEQICPSNKDGRQTPGQPPRSQSSVAPLSACILTVATTPVMPPYFYKPNSLGYQTISPHMGAVSYVQGPLLLQTPSHNPPSNGPVPLMRLPSEEGRPSLPCQPDGCAVQRCSSNQSENGETRPNLPSPDTQPCMAFTASLGAKVTRGSVSLLCPEVGGGLAQGPRQLLLDPETGRCFYMDVPQLPQRKMLFDPETCQYVEVLLPQQTVSSAAVPHACAVPLTSLHIPAIYNPHCLLYIQAHHTVLQPPGP; from the exons ATGCTGACTGCTTGGATGTTTTCAACTCCGGCTGTTGGTCCTCATCTCAGCTGTCCTCTGATGGATGCATCCATGGATGGTCCAAGGATGTTCTGTCCT GTCCCGGGACCCAGCCGGCCCAGAGACCTTCTCCAGCGCCAGCACAGCACCCCTGCGGCTCTTCATCAGGACTGGCATGAATCAGAGCAACAGACGATTCAGGCTGAACGAAAGCAGAGGCTTCAGAAGTCACTTTCCCTTGACGAAACTTCCGGCAAAACCAAAATGGCTTCCTGCATAATTAAAAGTGTCCTTTCAAAGAGGATGCAATATGAACAAAACCTGCAAGATGTTTCTGAGCAAGCGTTTGCTCCTAGCACAAGTCACAGCGCAGCCAACAACGATTACTTGACGTCTGCTAAGGAATTGTGCAATGATACTACTAAAGTGACCCCAGTTTCACCAGCTGCAGAATCTGTTTCAGGCCGCATTCCTTTATCAAGTCCTACTCAGATTACTAAATCCCAAACAAAAAGCAGCTCTATTAAAGAACATGTCAGTGTGAGCTCTAAAACACAGGCCAAGCTGACAGCCAAACACAGCTTCAACCATTCGTTCAGTAGCTTAGGCAGGACTGACTTTCTGGGCAGTGGTACTGAAATAACCTCGTCTTCACAGAGTGAGAAAAACAAGCTGGGACCCAGTAAGGAAGCAGTGAAGCTGACCAGGCAGAGTTCTAGGGAGAAGCTATCCTGTGATTCAGCCAAAAGCAAAGCCTGGAATCCAAGTGTTGCCAAACAGGCCGCAGTGAAAACCACACCTGAGTATCACTGCACTACACAGGGAGCCCATAAACAACAGAGTGTCAAGAATCAACCCATCAGCAGCTCGGAACAAGAGAATCAAAAAGAGGTCAAAGAATGTCCCACGACGGCTGGCTGCCTGGCTCACGATCAGGACGCAAGCAAAAGTGATAATGTCCTGTCCCAATCTACTCAGTGTGGTGCTGGAATAGAGCATCAGAGTGACAGCGGAGAACTCGGGACACCTGGACTGTCAGGGAATACGGGCGCTCAAAGCCAAGGGAAATTCAAAGCTATAGCCCCTGTGCATGTGGTAAGGGACATGCGTAGCCTGGTGAAAAACAAATACAGCCTGTCGTTCAGGGGCCCTGCAGAGGCAGGACAGGGGCTAGAGGACAAAGACCCTGGATTCTCATCAAAAGCGCCCCGTCAAATTAACAAGCAAGGGAGGGACAAGGGGAAGGGATACAAGCAAGAAGAAAAACTAAAAGTGCAGAAAGCCACTTCAACACTTGCTCTGGACAGGATCCGAGATCTGGGCCCTTTTCTCGGCACTCCCAAAGGATGTGCATCTAAGGACATCGCTTTCTCGGAATCGCACGACAATACTCCCAGCGTTAGGTTTTCAAAGGTCAGTCCAATTAGCACAGTTAAGCCAAACAGTTGTGCCATGTCAATATCCCCAGAGACACAGGACAGCCAAACTGCCAACAGCCAAACAGATGTCCAAGGTAGCAACACAAACGCGGAACAAACAAACCGGACAGGCGTGCCACCGCGGGCTAGCGAGGAGATCTCAACCGAGATATCCAAAAATGGACAGTCTGTGGACTCCAGCAAGCCAGGATATGAGACAGGCAGGGGCTACGCTGAACATCAAAGACAGCAGCTGGCAGCTGTGCAGCAGTATCATCCACCTACAGCCATTTGCGACCAGCAAGATAACTGTAAGCCATCAGAACAAATATGTCCTTCAAACAAAGATGGTCGCCAGACACCAGGCCAACCTCCCAGATCCCAAAGCTCAGTAGCTCCTCTGTCTGCCTGTATTTTAACTGTTGCTACAACACCGGTGATGCCTCCATATTTCTACAAACCCAATTCCCTAGGCTACCAAACCATCTCTCCCCATATGGGAGCAGTTAGTTACGTTCAAGGCCCTCTCTTGCTGCAAACGCCATCTCACAACCCGCCATCAAACGGTCCTGTTCCACTGATGAGACTGCCATCCGAGGAAGGACGACCGTCTCTGCCGTGCCAACCAGACGGATGCGCAGTACAACGCTGCTCCTCTAACCAGTCCGAAAATGGAGAAACCAGGCCAAACCTGCCTTCTCCCGACACTCAGCCGTGCATGGCCTTCACAGCATCCTTGGGTGCCAAGgtcacgagagggagtgtgagttTGCTCTGTCCGGAAGTGGGTGGAGGTTTGGCGCAGGGCCCCCGCCAGCTGCTACTGGATCCCGAAACGGGCCGCTGCTTCTACATGGACGTGCCTCAGCTGCCACAACGCAAGATGCTGTTCGACCCGGAGACCTGCCAGTACGTCGAGGTCCTCCTGCCGCAGCAGACTGTCTCCAGTGCTGCCGTGCCTCATGCCTGCGCGGTACCCCTCACGTCTCTTCACATCCCTGCCATTTACAATCCACATTGCTTACTGTACATCCAGGCACACCATACGGTGCTGCAGCCACCAGGACCTTGA
- the slc23a1 gene encoding solute carrier family 23 member 1 isoform X1, whose translation MGLPEASTDAPHGPSQRADAELPPPDGAMRAEVHRLPPEVPSQAAVVHPHSPSFDMIYRIEDVPPWYLCILLGLQHYLTCFSGTIAVPFLLADAMCVGRDQYTVSQLVGTIFTCVGITTLIQTTFGVRLPLFQASAFAFLIPAQAILGLDRWKCPPEEEIYGDWSLPLNTTHIWHPRIREIQGAIIVSSMVEVVIGLVGLPGLLLNSIGPLTVTPTVSLIGLSVFQTAGDRAGSHWGLSLLCIFFIVLFAQYLRNWAFPFPFYSRQKGCHTTRFQIFRMFPIIMAIMLVWLVCYVLTLTDMLPSDPAEYGYKARTDARGEIMAQAPWFRMPYPCQWGLPTVTIAGVLGMFSATLAGIVESIGDYYACARLSGAPPPPVHAINRGIFTEGVCCIIAGLLGTGNGSTSSSPNIGVLGITKVGSRRVVQYGAIIMLLLGTVGKFTALFASLPDPVLGGMFCTLFGMITAVGLSNLQSVDLNSSRNLFVLGFSMFSGLMLPNYLDTHPGCIRTGVPELDQILTVLLTTEMFVGGFLAFMLDNTIPGTRRERGLIEWKAESSSDMDSVISATYNFPVGMGLVRRLGCLRYLPICPTFRGFKGRQHRSSLCEEQDLKRAESLKNMPENMTCTKV comes from the exons ATGGGCCTCCCCGAGGCCTCCACGGACGCCCCCCACGGGCCGAGTCAGCGCGCGGACGCGGAG CTGCCTCCTCCAGATGGCGCCATGCGGGCGGAGGTGCACAGGCTGCCCCCTGAGGTGCCCAGCCAGGCCGCGGTAGTCCACCCTCACTCTCCAAGCTTCGATATGATCTACAGAATCGAGGATGTACCACCCTGGTATTTGTGTATTCTGCTAGGACTGCAG cACTATCTGACATGTTTCAGTGGTACCATCGCAGTGCCTTTCCTATTGGCCGATGCCATGTGTGTGGGTCGAGACCAGTACACTGTAAGCCAACTAGTTGGTACAATTTTCACCTGTGTGGGCATCACCACTCTCATACAGACTACCTTTGGAGTCAG GTTGCCCCTGTTCCAGGCTAGTGCGTTCGCCTTTCTTATTCCTGCCCAGGCTATCCTGGGTCTGGACCGGTGGAAGTGTCCCCCAGAAG AGGAGATATATGGGGACTGGTCTctccccctcaacaccacccataTCTGGCACCCCCGCATTAGAGAG ATCCAGGGCGCCATTATCGTGTCCAGTATGGTTGAGGTGGTCATTGGGCTGGTGGGGCTCCCTGGGCTGCTGCTCAACTCCATCGGGCCGCTGACCGTCACACCCACCGTGTCCCTCATTGGCCTGTCGGTCTTCCAGACCGCAGGAGACCGTGCAGGCAGCCACTGGGGCCTGTCCCTGCT gtgCATCTTCTTCATTGTGCTGTTTGCTCAGTATCTGAGGAACTGGGCCTTCCCCTTTCCCTTTTATTCTAGACAGAAAGGCTGTCACACCACACGTTTCCAGATCTTCCGGATGTTTCCG ATCATAATGGCGATCATGctggtgtggttggtgtgttaCGTTCTCACCCTGACGGACATGCTCCCCAGTGACCCAGCGGAGTATGGCTACAAGGCGCGCACAGATGCCAGGGGCGAGATCATGGCTCAAGCCCCATGGTTCCGTATGCCTTATCCCT GTCAGTGGGGCTTACCCACGGTGACGATAGCTGGCGTGCTGGGAATGTTCAGTGCCACTCTAGCCGGCATAGTGGAGTCTATTGGAGACTACTATGCGTGTGCCCGTCTGTCTGGAGCCCCCCCGCCCCCGGTCCATGCCATCAACAG AGGGATCTTCACAGAGGGGGTGTGTTGCATCATAGCGGGTCTGCTGGGTACAGGAAATGGATCAACTTCTTCCAGCCCTAACATTGGGGTTCTGGGCATCACCAAG GTGGGCAGCAGAAGAGTTGTGCAATATGGGGCAATAATAATGTTATTGTTGGGGACCGTTGGGAAGTTCACAGCCCTGTTTGCCTCTCTGCCCGATCCGGTGCTCGGGGGCATGTTCTGCACTTTATTCG GCATGATCACAGCTGTGGGCTTGTCAAACCTGCAGAGTGTGGATCTGAACTCCTCACGGAACCTCTTTGTTCTGGGCTTCTCCATGTTCTCTGGCCTCATGCTTCCCAATTACCTGGACACTCACCCGGGCTGCATCCGGACAG GTGTGCCAGAGCTGGATCAAATTCTTACCGTGCTGCTGACCACAGAGATGTTTGTTGGAGGGTTCTTAGCATTCATGTTGGACAACACCATTCCGG GCACGAGAAGAGAGCGTGGTCTCATCGAGTGGAAGGCTGAGAGCTCCTCTGATATGGACAGTGTGATCTCAGCCACATACAACTTTCCAGTTGGCATGGGGCTGGTAAGGCGGCTTGGCTGCCTACGCTATTTGCCCATCTGCCCCACGTTCCGGGGCTTTAAGGGGCGCCAGCACAGAAGCAGCTTGTGTGAGGAGCAGGACTTAAAGAGAGCGGAGAGTTTGAAGAACATGCCAGAGAACATGACCTGCACCAAAGTGTAG
- the slc23a1 gene encoding solute carrier family 23 member 1 isoform X2, producing MQKLPPPDGAMRAEVHRLPPEVPSQAAVVHPHSPSFDMIYRIEDVPPWYLCILLGLQHYLTCFSGTIAVPFLLADAMCVGRDQYTVSQLVGTIFTCVGITTLIQTTFGVRLPLFQASAFAFLIPAQAILGLDRWKCPPEEEIYGDWSLPLNTTHIWHPRIREIQGAIIVSSMVEVVIGLVGLPGLLLNSIGPLTVTPTVSLIGLSVFQTAGDRAGSHWGLSLLCIFFIVLFAQYLRNWAFPFPFYSRQKGCHTTRFQIFRMFPIIMAIMLVWLVCYVLTLTDMLPSDPAEYGYKARTDARGEIMAQAPWFRMPYPCQWGLPTVTIAGVLGMFSATLAGIVESIGDYYACARLSGAPPPPVHAINRGIFTEGVCCIIAGLLGTGNGSTSSSPNIGVLGITKVGSRRVVQYGAIIMLLLGTVGKFTALFASLPDPVLGGMFCTLFGMITAVGLSNLQSVDLNSSRNLFVLGFSMFSGLMLPNYLDTHPGCIRTGVPELDQILTVLLTTEMFVGGFLAFMLDNTIPGTRRERGLIEWKAESSSDMDSVISATYNFPVGMGLVRRLGCLRYLPICPTFRGFKGRQHRSSLCEEQDLKRAESLKNMPENMTCTKV from the exons atgcaaaag CTGCCTCCTCCAGATGGCGCCATGCGGGCGGAGGTGCACAGGCTGCCCCCTGAGGTGCCCAGCCAGGCCGCGGTAGTCCACCCTCACTCTCCAAGCTTCGATATGATCTACAGAATCGAGGATGTACCACCCTGGTATTTGTGTATTCTGCTAGGACTGCAG cACTATCTGACATGTTTCAGTGGTACCATCGCAGTGCCTTTCCTATTGGCCGATGCCATGTGTGTGGGTCGAGACCAGTACACTGTAAGCCAACTAGTTGGTACAATTTTCACCTGTGTGGGCATCACCACTCTCATACAGACTACCTTTGGAGTCAG GTTGCCCCTGTTCCAGGCTAGTGCGTTCGCCTTTCTTATTCCTGCCCAGGCTATCCTGGGTCTGGACCGGTGGAAGTGTCCCCCAGAAG AGGAGATATATGGGGACTGGTCTctccccctcaacaccacccataTCTGGCACCCCCGCATTAGAGAG ATCCAGGGCGCCATTATCGTGTCCAGTATGGTTGAGGTGGTCATTGGGCTGGTGGGGCTCCCTGGGCTGCTGCTCAACTCCATCGGGCCGCTGACCGTCACACCCACCGTGTCCCTCATTGGCCTGTCGGTCTTCCAGACCGCAGGAGACCGTGCAGGCAGCCACTGGGGCCTGTCCCTGCT gtgCATCTTCTTCATTGTGCTGTTTGCTCAGTATCTGAGGAACTGGGCCTTCCCCTTTCCCTTTTATTCTAGACAGAAAGGCTGTCACACCACACGTTTCCAGATCTTCCGGATGTTTCCG ATCATAATGGCGATCATGctggtgtggttggtgtgttaCGTTCTCACCCTGACGGACATGCTCCCCAGTGACCCAGCGGAGTATGGCTACAAGGCGCGCACAGATGCCAGGGGCGAGATCATGGCTCAAGCCCCATGGTTCCGTATGCCTTATCCCT GTCAGTGGGGCTTACCCACGGTGACGATAGCTGGCGTGCTGGGAATGTTCAGTGCCACTCTAGCCGGCATAGTGGAGTCTATTGGAGACTACTATGCGTGTGCCCGTCTGTCTGGAGCCCCCCCGCCCCCGGTCCATGCCATCAACAG AGGGATCTTCACAGAGGGGGTGTGTTGCATCATAGCGGGTCTGCTGGGTACAGGAAATGGATCAACTTCTTCCAGCCCTAACATTGGGGTTCTGGGCATCACCAAG GTGGGCAGCAGAAGAGTTGTGCAATATGGGGCAATAATAATGTTATTGTTGGGGACCGTTGGGAAGTTCACAGCCCTGTTTGCCTCTCTGCCCGATCCGGTGCTCGGGGGCATGTTCTGCACTTTATTCG GCATGATCACAGCTGTGGGCTTGTCAAACCTGCAGAGTGTGGATCTGAACTCCTCACGGAACCTCTTTGTTCTGGGCTTCTCCATGTTCTCTGGCCTCATGCTTCCCAATTACCTGGACACTCACCCGGGCTGCATCCGGACAG GTGTGCCAGAGCTGGATCAAATTCTTACCGTGCTGCTGACCACAGAGATGTTTGTTGGAGGGTTCTTAGCATTCATGTTGGACAACACCATTCCGG GCACGAGAAGAGAGCGTGGTCTCATCGAGTGGAAGGCTGAGAGCTCCTCTGATATGGACAGTGTGATCTCAGCCACATACAACTTTCCAGTTGGCATGGGGCTGGTAAGGCGGCTTGGCTGCCTACGCTATTTGCCCATCTGCCCCACGTTCCGGGGCTTTAAGGGGCGCCAGCACAGAAGCAGCTTGTGTGAGGAGCAGGACTTAAAGAGAGCGGAGAGTTTGAAGAACATGCCAGAGAACATGACCTGCACCAAAGTGTAG
- the pfdn1 gene encoding prefoldin subunit 1: MAAPVDLELKKAFAELQAKMIDTQQKVKLADLQIEQLSRMKKHANLTHAEITSLPGTTRMYEGVGRMFILQSKDEISNQLMEKQKTADDKIKELEQKKTYLERSVKEAEDNIREMLLSRRAQ; this comes from the exons ATGGCGGCCCCCGTAGACCTGGAACTAAAGAAG GCCTTTGCGGAATTGCAAGCCAAAATGATTGATACGCAGCAAAAGGTGAAATTGGCAGACCTGCAAATTGAACAATTGAGTCGGATGAAGAAACACGCAAATCTGACACATGCTGAAATTACTTCACTCCCCGGCACCACTCGGATGTATGAAGGAGTAGGACgcat GTTTATCTTGCAGTCAAAAGATGAGATTAGTAATCAACTAATggaaaaacagaaaacagcagATGACAAGATCAAGGAGCTTGAG CAAAAGAAGACTTACCTGGAGCGCAGTGTGAAAGAGGCTGAGGACAACATCAGAGAAATGTTACTGTCCAGGAGGGCTCAGTAG
- the hbegfb gene encoding heparin-binding EGF-like growth factor b, translating to MNTFLLGLLFIQCFVSLRVSEGASVDEGAKPRTTVASLSYSHDNTDNTGHQTDKDDYLSESEYDFSGDYEDNYPRVAFSTKPKDPSVMLNTEIKRNGKRKGKGKKDPCLRKKYRDYCINGVCQYMKELGRPTCRCEAGYTGERCHSISLPLGKKVENYNQTTALAVMALVLSLLCLTIIGILLAFRYHRKSNCDAESEEKIKLEAAPV from the exons ATGAATACTTTTCTCCTTGGGTTGCTTTTCATTCAGTGTTTTG TTTCTCTCAGGGTGTCTGAGGGCGCCTCTGTGGATGAGGGCGCGAAACCCAGAACGACGGTGGCGAGTCTTTCTTACAGCCACGATAATACAGACAACACAGGCCATCAAACAGACAAGGATGACTACCTCTCCGAAAGTGAATACGACTTTTCTGGGGATTACGAGGATAACTATCCCAGAG TGGCATTTTCTACCAAACCTAAGGATCCATCTGTGATGCTCAACACAGAGATCAAGAGGAATGGCAAAAGAAAGGGTAAAGGCAAGAAGGACCCCTGTTTGAGGAAGAAATACAGAGATTATTGCATTAATGGGGTTTGTCAGTACATGAAGGAACTAGGGCGTCCGACTTGCAG ATGTGAGGCGGGTTACACGGGTGAGAGGTGTCACTCAATAAGTCTGCCTCTTGGTAAGAAAGTGGAAAACTACAACCAGACCACAGCTTTGGCTGTAATGGCACTGGTTCTGTCCTTACTGTGTCTTACCATCATTGGCATTTTACTGGCCTTCAG GTACCACAGAAAAAGTAACTGTGATGCAGAAAGTGAAGAGAAAATCAAACTTGAGGCAGCCCCTGTATAG